Proteins found in one Balaenoptera acutorostrata chromosome 17, mBalAcu1.1, whole genome shotgun sequence genomic segment:
- the ESRP1 gene encoding epithelial splicing regulatory protein 1 isoform X5, translating to MTASPDYLVVLFGITAGATGAKLGSDEKELILLLWKVVDLANKKVGQLHEVLVRPDQLELTEDCKEETKIDAESLSSAPQLDQALRQFNQSVSNELNIGVGTSFCLCTDGQLHVRQILHPEASKKNVLLPECFYSFFDLRKEFKKCCPGSPDVDKLDVAAMTECLNFEKNSSASRYGACQVEDMGNIILAMISDPYNHRFSDPERVNYKFESGTCSKMELIDDNTVVRARGLPWQSSDQDIARFFKGLNIAKGGAALCLNAQGRRNGEALVRFVSEEHRDLALQRHKHHMGTRYIEVYKATGEDFLKIAGGTSNEVAQFLSKENQVIVRMRGLPFTATADEVVAFFGQHCPITGGKEGILFVTYPDGRPTGDAFVLFACEEYAQNALRKHKDLLGKRYIELFRSTAAEVQQVLNRFSSAPLIPLPTPPIIPVLPQQFVPPTNIRDCIRLRGLPYAATIEDILDFLGEFSTDIRTHGVHMVLNHQGRPSGDAFIQMKSADRAFMAAQKCHKKTMKDRYVEVFQCSAEEMNFVLMGGTLNRNGLSPPPCKLPCLSPPSYTFPAPAAVIPPEAAIYQPSVLLNPRALQPSTAYYPAGTQLFMNYTAYYPSV from the exons ATGACGGCGTCTCCGGATTACTTGGTGGTGCTTTTTGGAATCACTGCTGGGGCCACCGGGGCCAAGCTGGGCTCGGATGAGAAGGAGCTGATCCTGCTCTTATGGAAAGTCGTGGATCTGGCCAACAAGAAG GTGGGACAGTTGCACGAAGTACTAGTTAGACCGGATCAGTTGGAGCTGACGGAGGATTGTAAAGAAGAAACTAAGATCGACGCCGAGAGCCTGTCCTCGGCGCCGCAGCTGGACCAAGCCCTCCGACAG tTTAACCAGTCAGTGAGCAATGAACTGAATATTGGGGTAGGAACCTCCTTCTGTCTCTGTACTGATGGTCAGCTTCATGTCAGGCAAATCCTGCATCCTGAGGCTTCCAAGAAG AATGTATTATTGCCTGAATGCTTCTATTCCTTTTTTGATCTTCGGAAAGAGTTTAAGAAGTGTTGCCCTGGTTCACCTGATGTTGATAAACTGGATGTTGCAGCAATGACAGAGT GTTTAAATTTTGAGAAGAATAGTTCAGCCTCCCGGTATGGAGCCTGTCAAGTTGAAGATATGGGAAATATAATTTTAGCAATGATTTCAGACCCTTATA ATCACAGGTTTTCAGATCCAGAAAGAGTAAATTACAAATTTGAAAGTGGCACTTG CAGCAAGATGGAACTTATTGATGACAACACGGTAGTCAGGGCACGGGGTTTGCCATGGCAGTCTTCAGATCAAGATATTGCAAGATTCTTCAAAGGACTCAATATTGCCAA GGGAGGTGCAGCACTTTGTCTGAATGCCCAGGGTCGAAGGAACGGAGAAGCTCTGGTTAGGTTTGTGAGTGAGGAGCACAGAGACCTAGCACTCCAGAGGCACAAACATCACATGGGGACCCGGTACATTGAG gTTTACAAAGCAACAGGTGAAGATTTTCTTAAAATTGCTGGCG GTACATCCAATGAGGTAGCCCAATTTCTCTCCAAGGAAAACCAAGTCATTGTCCGCATGCGCGGGCTCCCATTCACGGCCACAGctgatgaagtggtggccttctTTGGACAGCATTGCCCCATCACTGGGGGGAAGGAAGGCATCCTCTTTGTTACGTACCCAGATGGTAGGCCAACAGGGGATGCTTTTGTCCTCTTTGCCTGTGAGGAATATGCACAGAATGCATTGAGGAAGCATAAGGACTTGTTGGGTAAAAGATACATTGAACTCTTCAGGAGCACAGCAGCTGAAGTTCAGCAG GTGCTGAATCGATTCTCCTCGGCCCCTCTCATTCCACTTCCAACCCCTCCCATTATTCCAGTACTACCTCAGCAATTTGTGCCCCCTACAAACATTAGAGACTGTATACGCCTTCGAGGTCTTCCCTATGCAGCCACAATTGAGGATATCTTGGACTTTCTGGGGGAATTTTCCACCGATATTCGGACTCATGGGGTCCACATGGTATTGAATCACCAG GGACGCCCATCAGGAGATGCCTTTATCCAGATGAAGTCTGCGGACAGAGCATTTATGGCTGCACAGAAGTGTCATAAAAAAACCATGAAGGAcagatatgttgaagtctttcAGTGTTCAGCTGAGGAGATGAACTTTGTGTTAATGGGGGGCACTTTAAATCGAAATGGCTTATCCCCACCGCCATGTAAGTTACCAT